One window of Atribacter laminatus genomic DNA carries:
- a CDS encoding adenylosuccinate synthase: MPLAIISGTHWGDEGKGKIVDYISQKANIVIRAQGGSNAGHTVVVEGKKYVFHLIPSGILHSGIKCILGDGMVIDPADLLQEIQFLRDNGWEESLQRLLISEKAHLVMPYHRLFDQLQETFRQSSRIGTTGRGIGPAYEDKVARWGIRTVDLLNLDTFKEKLQLVLNYKNIILEKVFQKPPLSFKSIYEQFEKYSEQLKPYIVNTLPIIHDALASHQNLIVEGAQGTMLDLDHGTYPYVTSSHPIAAGSLLGASLGPLSHIQSVGICKAYTSRVGEGPFPTECLDHIGETLRERGGEYGSTTGRPRRCGWLDGVVLKYAARINALTSLVITKLDVLGGFSKIQFCTHYRMGNRISWELPNHSFDWNTAQPVYQELEGWESDISKIQFYNDLPRATRDYIEFIEDFIEIPVAILSVGQDRSSTIVRKEIF, encoded by the coding sequence ATGCCTCTCGCAATCATCTCTGGCACCCATTGGGGTGACGAGGGAAAAGGAAAAATAGTAGATTATATCAGCCAAAAAGCCAATATAGTCATTCGAGCTCAAGGAGGGAGTAATGCCGGGCACACAGTCGTCGTTGAAGGTAAAAAATACGTCTTTCATCTTATCCCTTCAGGTATTCTTCATTCTGGTATAAAATGTATTTTAGGAGATGGTATGGTCATTGACCCTGCCGATCTTCTGCAAGAAATTCAATTTCTACGGGATAATGGATGGGAAGAATCACTGCAAAGATTACTCATCAGTGAAAAAGCCCATCTGGTTATGCCTTATCATCGTTTATTCGATCAACTCCAGGAAACTTTTCGTCAGAGTTCCCGAATCGGAACCACCGGTCGAGGGATTGGCCCTGCTTATGAGGATAAAGTTGCTCGATGGGGAATCCGGACTGTCGACCTTTTAAATCTGGATACCTTTAAAGAAAAACTCCAGCTGGTTTTAAATTATAAGAATATTATTCTGGAAAAGGTTTTTCAAAAACCTCCACTTTCTTTTAAAAGTATTTATGAACAATTTGAAAAATACTCTGAGCAATTAAAACCGTATATCGTTAATACCCTTCCTATTATTCACGACGCTCTTGCTTCCCATCAGAATCTAATCGTTGAAGGAGCCCAGGGTACCATGCTGGATCTGGATCATGGAACCTATCCCTATGTTACTTCTTCCCACCCAATAGCTGCCGGTTCTTTACTGGGAGCCAGCTTAGGTCCCCTTTCCCACATCCAATCGGTTGGAATCTGCAAAGCCTATACCTCCCGAGTCGGAGAGGGACCCTTCCCAACTGAATGTCTCGATCATATTGGTGAAACTTTACGGGAACGTGGGGGAGAGTATGGGTCCACTACCGGCCGGCCAAGACGATGTGGCTGGTTGGATGGAGTGGTGCTGAAGTATGCGGCTCGGATTAACGCTCTGACCTCTTTGGTTATAACCAAACTTGATGTCTTAGGCGGTTTTTCGAAAATTCAATTTTGCACTCATTACCGTATGGGAAATCGCATTTCTTGGGAACTTCCCAATCATTCTTTCGACTGGAATACCGCTCAGCCAGTTTACCAAGAATTGGAGGGATGGGAGAGTGATATCTCAAAAATCCAATTCTATAATGACCTTCCCCGGGCTACCCGCGATTATATTGAATTTATTGAAGATTTTATAGAAATCCCGGTGGCAATTCTCTCGGTTGGCCAAGATCGAAGCTCTACCATTGTCCGGAAAGAAATCTTTTAA